From Anopheles darlingi chromosome 2, idAnoDarlMG_H_01, whole genome shotgun sequence, the proteins below share one genomic window:
- the LOC125950179 gene encoding uncharacterized protein LOC125950179, whose amino-acid sequence MNTSKWLPKQHQEVIKLFEQSRQLERELRILGKKFATDINIDLPDYYEFERLLQQSRECFERSAHVQTRLIRMSASSADKNVERSFFKILLNRKAHLIRQNLRKRNFQLIFIINKMIKLMLAATFSSEVVVDGALLLCTLHNESVILAQKTTQARTQTNAQICSNSFPPLMSAPKKMDIGMILQIITRQRAEECCSTLINCLLTTCKGALTVAHEDDESDSSSVEILRALTSNLQGPDGRHVDPIQEEMNIRRKASVNMISSGDIHARSKVIPGREVVVTPIIRPEARELNETEHNDPAINFFNEMAAEAVAYNSFNYLVNEPDGMDLLENLIADEEIFVANVIMKVIKFCPSAFDRQLTKAELIKWVNRGSRGLWTQVGGTLEHVVLWWSASPLACRPPACAKYLRDWLSLLQVDEAPEPILSTLKGLGETLTVHVTSTIWDKQFRLAVVSSSLPVDYPFENNEFCGKNVKVEGTVCGKVWSELLYQLVQLSNTCDIGTIANELPLVEQIPVLHRLDHSIHSMRIWAANKARSLCTDWNMMMFFKVVHNDIGLCLEQLQYIRVPELSANDPLEVQVQVCVALRAKLVSEIKENIIKLKATCTECIDVLAAVCRTTSLASLTLCFPYFKHWQTEVLQERANEYVAYFFNQIYLPVIQATKDIEILKLTLKIICEAWLDHIYMKKTKFSSSGALNLLKDFDGVAEWINACTALDERIRDTLSHHEVLRMCEGVGKLLLRKPEETISILPSPSKAGKKTDETADEKAPLPPEMFVPNQKRWLELRARDRKGVNLNCLCMCAGMDVY is encoded by the exons ATGAATACATCGAAGTGGCTGCCCAAACAGCACCAGGAGGTGATCAAACTGTTCGAGCAATCCCGCCAGCTGGAACGGGAATTGCGGATATTGGGCAAAAAGTTTGCAACCGACATCAACATCGATCTGCCAGACTACTAT GAATTCGAACGGTTGCTACAACAAAGTCGCGAATGCTTCGAACGGTCGGCCCACGTGCAGACGCGGTTAATACGGATGTCGGCCTCGTCCGCGGACAAAAACGTCGAGCGGAGCTTCTTCAAGATACTGCTCAACCGGAAGGCACATCTGATACGCCAGAATCTGCGGAAGCGTAACTTTCAgctcattttcatcatcaacaagaTG ATTAAGCTAATGCTGGCCGCAACGTTCAGctcggaggtggtggttgatggtgcGCTTCTGCTGTGTACGCTGCACAACGAGAGCGTCATCCTGGCTCAGAAGACAACGCAAGCACGCACCCAGACGAATGCCCAGATTTGTAGCAACTCATTTCCTCCGCTCATGTCCGCACCGAAGAAGATGGATATTGGCATGATCCTGCAGATCATCACCAGGCAGCGGGCTGAAGAGTGTTGCAGCACGTTGATCAACTGTCTGCTGACCACGTGCAAGGGTGCATTAACGGTGGcgcacgaggacgacgaatCCGATAGCTCGAGCGTGGAGATACTGCGTGCCTTAACTTCGAACCTGCAAGGACCGGATGGCAGACACGTGGATCCGATACAGGAGGAGATGAACATTAGGCGCAAGGCAAGTGTTAACATGATCTCCAGCGGTGATATCCATGCACGGTCTAAGGTGATCCCTGGGAGGGAGGTAGTCGTAACACCGATCATACGACCGGAAGCACGTGAGCTGAACGAAACCGAACACAAT GATCCAGCGATAAACTTTTTCAACGAAATGGCGGCGGAAGCGGTCGCGTACAACTCCTTTAACTATCTCGTTAACGAGCCCGATGGTATGGATCTGCTGGAAAATCTGATCGCCGACGAGGAGATCTTTGTCGCGAATGTGATCATGAAGGTGATCAAGTTCTGTCCGTCGGCGTTCGATCGGCAGCTGACAAAGGCCGAGCTCATCAAGTGGGTTAACCGGGGTAGTCGGGGCCTATGGACCCAGGTGGGGGGAACGCTCGAGCatgtggtgctgtggtggaGTGCATCTCCGCTGGCATGCCGTCCACCGGCCTGTGCAAAGTATCTGCGGGATTGGCTTTCGTTGCTGCAGGTGGATGAGGCCCCCGAACCGATACTGTCGACGCTGAAGGGTTTGGGTGAAACGCTCACGGTGCACGTGACGAGCACGATCTGGGACAAGCAGTTTCGGTTGGCCGTCGTTTCCTCGAGCCTTCCGGTTGACTATCCTTTCGAGAACAATGAGTTCTGTGGAAAAAATGTGAAG GTGGAAGGAACGGTGTGTGGAAAGGTATGGAGTGAGCTGCTGTATCAGCTGGTGCAGCTATCGAACACGTGCGATATCGGAACGATCGCCAACgagctgccgctggtggaGCAAATTCCGGTTCTGCATCGGCTCGatcattccatccattcgatGCGTATCTGGGCGGCGAACAAGGCACGATCGCTGTGTACCGATTGGAACATGATGATGTTCTTCAAGGTGGTCCACAACGATATCGGGCTGTGTTTGGAGCAGCTACAGTACATTCGCGTCCCGGAGCTATCGGCCAACGATCCGCTGGAAGTGCAGGTGCAGGTTTGTGTGGCACTGCGGGCGAAGCTCGTGTCCGAGATCAAGGAGAACATCATCAAACTCAAGGCAACCTGCACCGAGTGTATCGATGTGCTGGCCGCCGTTTGCCGTACCACGAGTCTGGCCTCGTTGACGCTCTGCTTTCCATATTTCAAACACTGGCAAACGGAGGTGTTGCAGGAGCGTGCGAACGAGTACGTGGCGTACTTCTTCAACCAGATCTATCTGCCCGTCATACAGGCAACGAAGGACATCGAAATACTGAAGCTGACGCTTAAAATTATCTGCGAAGCATGGCTCGATCACATCTACATGAAAAAGACCAAGTTCAGTAGCTCCGGTGCGCTGAATCTGTTGAAGGATTTCGATGGTGTAGCCGAGTGGATAAATGCGTGCACCGCGCTGGATGAACGGATACGGGACACGTTGTCCCACCACGAGGTGCTGCGGATGTGCGAAGGAGTAGGGAAGCTGTTGTTGCGTAAACCGGAGGAAACGATATCCATTCTGCCAAGTCCATCGAAAGCGGGCAAAAAGACCGATG AAACTGCCGACGAGAAagcgccactgccaccggaaaTGTTTGTTCCGAATCAGAAACGCTGGCTAGAATTACGTGCCCGCGACCGGAAGGGAGTTAATCTGAACTGCCTGTGCATGTGCGCCGGAATGGACGTGTACTAG
- the LOC125950220 gene encoding translocon-associated protein subunit delta has translation MVKFVLVSIVLCCAAVSFSAATSCTNPDVKTNFYSTTDATIVSQIGFVTEFTLKCSNAGGEKLPLFAEVLGKLAPVVRIGENKYQVSWNEEIKKAGSGKYQIRLFDEESFAAVRKAQRAGEDTNSVKPLTTVTVHFPGAYKGPWINSEILATGLVGFVAYVAFVTRSKLVA, from the exons ATGGTCAAGTTTGTGCTCGTATCgattgtgctgtgctgtgcggcCGTTAGCTTTAGCGCAGCCACGTCCTGCACGAATCCGGATGTGAAAACCAACTTTTATTCTACGACCGACGCGACGATCGTGAGCCAGATCGGATTCGTAACGGAGTTCACGCTCAAGTGCTCCAACGCCGGGGGCGAGAAGCTGCCGCTCTTCGCCGAAGTGCTGGGCAAGCTGGCCCCGGTTGTACGCATCGGAGAAAACAAATACCAG GTGAGCTGGAATGAGGAAATCAAGAAGGCCGGCAGCGGCAAGTACCAGATTCGCCTGTTCGACGAAGAGTCGTTCGCTGCCGTTCGCAAGGCACAGCGCGCCGGTGAGGATACGAACTCGGTGAAACCCCTGACCACCGTGACGGTTCACTTCCCGGGTGCCTACAAGGGTCCGTGGATCAACTCGGAAATCCTGGCTACCGGTCTGGTTGGCTTCGTGGCGTACGTTGCGTTCGTGACGCGATCAAAGCTTGTGGCATAA